Proteins found in one Streptomyces sp. NBC_00461 genomic segment:
- a CDS encoding sialidase family protein has translation MPSRLRARLRATLTAVFTTAALLTLPSTAHAQPPTPAPDFEQQVLFKASQDPGYACFRIPAVVRTTEGTLLAFAEGRVLNCGDAADIDIVVKRSTDDGRTWGPLQVVTRGDGDTHGNPAPVVDRDTGRILLAETYNTGRTDGASCTVPCDRTPHLQYSDDDGLTWSRPRDLRSEILPANWNSWYATGPVHGIQLTRGRHAGRLVLGVNTETWEGSRVTANHAALIVSDDGGDHWRIGATDSWPIADDGTFRQKPSEVTVTERTDGSILISGREQDGTDLGHRTQTVSRDGGDSFAAPFRGLPDLYAPQVQGATLRLGKRILLSCPGDPDRRRTMMIRSSYDGGRTWDSVDRGTVVTADWSGYSDMVRIDHDMVGLMYEGGAVDARDEIRFARFTEDWLQPRRGPDPTTVDRAPHAEPAAVLGGARRTDGVFGGALEFDGADDAVRLPYRDELPLGTKDFTASLWFRYTAAGGEQPLLWMGGIGTTQPQVWLRGEPASDRIQGLITVRDGASAPRSVSVRAAGAHNDGRWHHLTLRRGGGQLTIAVDGVQSSAADVPGSVSRNSPFGVHIGQRMDSRAFFTGAIDDVRVWDRALSDEELAGRDSSRRDTVLWLPMDHVSGSH, from the coding sequence ATGCCGTCACGTCTTCGCGCACGTCTGAGAGCAACCCTCACCGCCGTGTTCACCACGGCCGCACTGCTCACGCTGCCGAGTACGGCACACGCCCAACCTCCCACCCCCGCACCCGACTTCGAGCAGCAGGTCCTCTTCAAGGCCTCCCAGGACCCCGGTTACGCCTGCTTCCGCATCCCGGCGGTGGTGAGGACCACCGAGGGCACTCTGCTGGCGTTCGCCGAAGGGCGGGTCCTCAACTGCGGGGACGCCGCCGACATAGACATCGTCGTCAAGCGCTCCACGGACGACGGCCGCACCTGGGGCCCGCTCCAGGTCGTCACCCGCGGAGACGGCGACACCCACGGGAACCCCGCACCGGTCGTGGACCGCGACACCGGCCGCATCCTGCTGGCCGAGACGTACAACACGGGCCGTACGGACGGCGCGAGTTGCACGGTGCCCTGCGACCGCACCCCGCACCTGCAGTACAGCGACGACGACGGGCTCACCTGGTCCCGGCCCCGCGACCTGCGCTCCGAGATCCTGCCCGCGAACTGGAACTCCTGGTACGCCACCGGACCCGTGCACGGCATCCAGCTCACCCGCGGCAGGCACGCCGGCCGGCTGGTCCTCGGGGTCAACACCGAGACCTGGGAGGGGAGTCGGGTCACCGCCAACCATGCGGCGCTGATCGTCAGCGACGACGGCGGCGACCACTGGCGGATCGGCGCCACGGACTCCTGGCCGATCGCCGACGACGGCACCTTCCGGCAGAAGCCCTCGGAGGTCACGGTCACCGAGCGCACCGACGGCTCGATCCTGATCAGCGGCCGCGAACAGGACGGTACCGATCTCGGGCACCGCACCCAGACGGTCAGCCGCGACGGCGGCGACAGCTTCGCCGCCCCCTTCCGCGGTCTGCCGGACCTCTACGCGCCGCAGGTGCAGGGCGCGACGCTCCGCCTGGGCAAGCGCATCCTGCTGTCCTGCCCCGGCGACCCCGACCGCCGCCGCACCATGATGATCCGCTCCTCCTACGACGGCGGACGCACCTGGGACAGCGTGGACCGCGGCACGGTCGTCACCGCCGACTGGTCCGGCTACTCCGACATGGTGCGTATCGACCACGACATGGTGGGGCTGATGTACGAGGGCGGTGCCGTCGACGCGCGCGACGAGATCCGCTTCGCCCGCTTCACCGAGGACTGGCTGCAGCCGCGCCGCGGTCCCGATCCGACCACAGTGGACCGCGCTCCGCACGCCGAGCCCGCGGCCGTGCTGGGCGGCGCCCGCAGGACGGACGGCGTGTTCGGCGGGGCGCTGGAGTTCGACGGTGCCGACGACGCCGTACGGCTGCCGTATCGCGATGAACTCCCGCTCGGTACCAAGGACTTCACGGCATCGCTGTGGTTCCGGTACACGGCTGCCGGCGGTGAGCAGCCGCTGCTGTGGATGGGCGGGATCGGCACCACTCAGCCCCAGGTCTGGCTGCGCGGCGAACCCGCGAGCGACCGTATCCAGGGCCTGATCACCGTGCGCGACGGCGCTTCGGCCCCGCGGTCGGTGTCCGTCCGCGCGGCCGGCGCCCACAATGACGGCCGGTGGCACCACCTGACGTTGCGGCGCGGCGGGGGCCAATTGACGATCGCCGTCGACGGGGTGCAGTCGAGCGCCGCGGACGTACCGGGGTCGGTCAGCCGCAACTCGCCGTTCGGCGTGCACATCGGGCAGCGCATGGACAGCCGGGCCTTCTTCACCGGTGCGATCGACGACGTCCGCGTGTGGGACCGGGCGCTGAGCGACGAGGAACTCGCCGGCCGTGACTCCTCCAGGCGGGACACCGTCCTGTGGCTGCCCATGGACCATGTGAGCGGCAGCCACTAA